The Malus sylvestris chromosome 3, drMalSylv7.2, whole genome shotgun sequence genomic sequence aactggAGGTTTTGGTTCGAAACGCGCTGTTGGTGTGAAAGCCAAACTTGTGGTCAGGGAGAGACTGAAATGTCTATGTACCTCGAAAGAGGTGGATAACTGTAGTTTGCCACCAACTGtccatttttaaaaataaaaagtaaaactaaaagAATAAAACCATAAACCCCGATTGTGTGTCAgattttctttatttgattttaatctttGTGAATGTTTTGACCTTTGATTAAGAACCTGCTATACATGGctcaaaattttatataaattatctCCTCTAGGCTTGAATCTCTATCATGTAACGCACCGCAATTTATGTGTTGTAAAATGTAGATTGTTATAATTGTGAAAGTTTTAGAAAGATAGAACGCAGTTCATCgctaccgtttggtacgtgggacgggttgtcccatgggacgaaatttagctaatttttcattctaccTCTTCCCCCTGGAATGATTCGTTCCACAtctgtggaacacaaatttataacattttatgaaaaaatttctccttatctttttcaatatttatatcatctattctgtcatgttccgtcccgtcccgtctgcgtaccaaacgatACCAAATTGCATTGATATTAGTTCTATTCAATCACTTGTACAATCAATAATTTATCTAGTTTTTATGCAAAATGTCTCAGTATAATTAGAAGATAattgtttaatataaaggggtatgatatccacacactaatttttacttctcacacacccttttaatttttggccgtcggattggatgaattgaagaagatcaaaggatataaattaacaaaatgtgtgtgagaagtaaaaagggatgtgtggatagcatatcccaatataaattgtgatttttgttttgtatgATTTTGAACAGATGGAAAGCCTTGACCATGTTGACTCTTGTATGCATGGCGAAATGGATCAGAACAAGCGTGATGTTATCATTCGTGAGTTTCGATCCGGCTCTTCTCGTGTTCTTATAATTACCAATCTCTtgaaagacgaatttgaaccacattattgttagcataTTATGAGGCTTAGCATACTCTCTCGCTTTTTTAGTGTAgctaatatcgtttgttaaaaaaatataaactacCGATCTCTTGGCTCGTGGTATTGATGTGCAGCAAGTGTCCCTTGTCATCAATTATGATCTGCCTAATCAGCCAGAGAATTACCTTCATCGTATCGGGCGCAGTGGAAGGTTTGGAAGAAAAGGTGTTGCCATCAACTTTGTGACCAGGGATAGCGAGGGAGTGACCGTGCCATTGAGAGGTTTTATAATGCGGTCATCGGGGAGCTGCCAAAAACCTTCTGCTACTTTTTTATTTGCAGAGGCCCGGCAACAAAAGCACAAAAGATTTTACTCCTATACAATGACAGAAACATCATAAAATCACATTCCGAAAATTGTAATTCATGAAGAGTCTTacgttacaacaacaacaataacaaaaccttattccactaagtggggtcggctgtatgaattCTAGAACACCCTCGGTTAGGCTATATGAAGAGTCTTACATCAAATTGCATTCGGTCACTGTATGAAGAGTCTTACATcacaaaatcataaaaaatatgttgatgcacaaaaccggaggtcttggaacaacgtaaatccgaccgtgaatctgcaagtaatgtaaataacacaagatgtatcgtggttcaccccaaggtttgggctacgtccacactgatattgtatttatctgagaggtgggggagagaacctctgaatatgagaggggatgtgagaggggtgagaaggcctaggaattggcctctcctaattgtgagggtgagagattcagagcctctgagagagagagtgaggtctctgatggcctaggaattggcctctcctaattgtgagggtgatgagtcattttatagaataagggctcatcacttattatatatttgccccttcttttattacataattacatttgagtcttccgagtatttatacgatatctaaatacggagaccctaagtatggtataaacaaaataaagtcGAAGAAATTGTTGCTAAACAGTACATGTTACTTTAGTGAGTTAATCGATCCCTAACCGCAGCGTTGATTTCATATAAAGTAGCATTGCGAGCAATGTAGCATGTGTAAAGGGGATCTCCTCCTACTCTTCCGAGGATGTAGCAGCCTCTCGGTTTGGCAGGCTTGTTTCCAATAGCAGCAACTCCAGGTTGGATTCCGAACCAGTTCACATCATAAATGAATCCGACTGGACGTCCAGGAGAATCAGCAGTAATAGAATTCGGAGTCTTTGGCGGGCGAGCAGCGGCAAGTGCGGAGAGCACAGCTGGATCATCCACGTAACCCATAGACAAAAATGACCAAGGAAAAGGATTTCTGGCTTGATTAGCGTCAAGCACGAAAGCACGAACAGCATCCTCAAGCTGATAATGAGACTGATGCACGGTGCCTGTAACGTTAAACAAACCAGAAGAAGTCTTGGTTAAAGCACAGGTTGTCCAAAATGAACCAAAATTAGGAGTGGTGTCAATTGGAGAGCATTGAGAGGGCTTCCACCAATTGATTGTAACTTTCTTCGTCTGGAATCTGAGTCTCTTTACGACCATAATTCTCCATATATTTGAAGTCCGGGGCATAGATAACAAGGATGTCAGCAGCTGCATCAGAGATCCTGAGAGGTCCAATGCTTTGCAGCAAAGATGAAATTAAAGTAGGAAATACCATCCTTGAACAGCATGGAGCTCTAGGATTCATTCTCGCCACCTTGATGTATGGGGAGTAGCACTCAGCAACGGCACGCAGCCTGTTGTAGCAGCACCACAGACCATAAATGACCATGCTGTTGATGCCAGCGGTGATCAGCTCTGTGACAGTGTCATCCGTCCCAGAGTAGTGGCAGCGCAAGGCATCCCAGTTACAATAAACATCACTGAGGACTGATGTGAGCCGAGTAGTGAGATGGTCGAGGAAGATAGCATGGGTGACAATAGAAGGATGAGTCGGACCAGGAACAATCTTTAAACGACCGTCAGCAACAAGATCCTCAAAGACATTCTGTGCCATTGGATGATCACAAATCACAGCTAGCTAATAAGTATTGGagggttttaccacaaaagggGATCGGTGGTATCAGTAGTGGAGCCGCTAAGTTTCAGATTTAGTATTCCACAGAACACAATAACAAATGTTTCTAACTTTTCCCCAATTTCATTCTCTTCTTCAGCCTTCTTCAAGATTTCCTGTATACAAAGATGTCCAACAATAAGACTTTCCAGACTAAAGTATTTGGCCTTGTTTGGTGTTTGAGATTGGCTTGGATTGGATAAACACTTGGACAAGATTTTGTAGTtgcatccatttcttctttcaAGATGCGCTAAATCTAGAGAGTTATCTAACCCAAGCCAATTCTAGACACCATTCGATTTTTTCCCcgtaacaaaataaaaaataaaagatgagtTTATGCAAATGCCACCCAAGTGAGACAGAAACAGAACATCCTAAGGGCAATATTTAGTTTGACAGACAAAATCGACAAATATGCATGATGGGTTTTTTCAAGTAAAAACCACAcagatataaaataaaaaaacaaattccACCAATataaatctgaaaacacactgATAACTCTAAAACTGGTTCCATCCAACTTAGATGTAGAATTAAGCAACAAGTTTCGATTGATTGTATATGCTACATTAACTTTCTTTCCTCGTCCACGATGCTGTGAGGACCTGCTAGACTAACAGCAAGGAGAATGTTTCCAAGAGCATTCTTTACCGAACTTTTATCACACTGTTTCGTTGCAGTTTGTTTACGTTGCTAAGCAATCAAGTAAGTTTCGTCCAAATTTGGTGACTTTTTAATTGAACCCCATTCATGTACTCTGCCCAAGCTTATGGTTGTTAGAACAAAAGTGACGACGGAAAAAGTATTCTACTTTTGCAATTGCAAATCTTACATCTTAAATGTTATAAACTCAatgttgaacaaaaaaaaaaataataataataatatataaagcAAAACACATATATCTCCCTACAGAAGAGGAAGAAAcgtgagcaaaaaaaaaaactcctcaTTTTTCTGCAAAACGTGGGGGGGTTGCAGTTGTGGAAGATTGCTGCACAGATAATGGGAGAAGTTAAGGGAAAGTGGAGGCCTCTACTCCCCCACGTAAAAACTCCAGAGCCTTCCAACCATGCCTATAAATAATAGTTGCAGTGCAAGAGgaaaaaagaggagagaaaacgGAAACGGGGTAGAGTGACAAGAAAACGTTGCAGAAACTGAGAAGCACAAGAGGAAGGaaatcgacaaaaaaaaaagacaggCAGCAAAAGAAAGCGAAAATGAATAGCAACAAGAAGCCAAATATAAAGAAGAAAGATTAAAAAGGTATTTTTCATTCTCTTAATGGATTCATGATTTTTATTAGAGAGGTTGTTGTCGTCTTTTGCagaaaaaaaagggggaggttttctttttttttcttgtttgacTGAAGCAAAGAAGATGTTGGTGGGAACATGCACCACCAACAAATCGCACCGACCCCCCCAAACCTGTcctcgtttcttcttcttctccaccaACGGAGACATTTGCTGTCTTCTTCGCCAATAGCCGCAAAGAAACCATCGTCTCTGCCACCAACAGCGGCCATGCAGTGATTTCTATGCCCAGCAAGTTCGTCCGTGCCGCTGCCGTcaatcccatgaatttcttcggggtgGTTTAAACCATCCCGTGAAGTTCCAATCAAATCTAAGTGCTCCGTGCCGTTGTAGTTagtcccatgaatttcttcggaGTGGTCTAAACCACCCCGTGAAGTTCCAATCAAACCTGAAAGCTCTATGAGAGTCCCGACGCCATGCTTTGTCTTCTCAAAGTTGAAGATGTCGAACACTGCAGCAACAAACACGGACATGGAAAAGCAACAAGAAGCATGGACCGGCGGCAACGAAATCAGCCTAAGTCTTCCTGCGTTACAAAGTGTGCCAGAATGACGTCGACTTCAAGCACCAGCGGGAATAAAGATTGCTCTCAGGTCACTAACGGAAGAgagaacacaaagggttcctcAGGCATCTAGAAGGTTTGCAAAGGAAAAGATGGTTTGCAAAGGAAAAGTAAGTAAAATTGACAAATGCTACAAAACAAAAGAGCATTTCACCTGCGATGAAGAATCGGATACTTAACCCACGATCAAGTTCTCAGGTTTTGTTTGTTCtacaaagagcaaagcttgGATATTAAATCCCACAACGGCAAAACTCAGGTCATTAACCTCCATGAACGTTTCGTAAGTGTTAAATCCCGCAAAGTATTTGGGTACAAAACTCATGCAGTTCTTGGATGCTAAATTCGTCTCAAACTCAGTTTGGTCTCTTCTCACAGCTACTGATCACAGTAGGCAATCCAACAAAAACATGAGAGATGAAAAATAGCAATGGTGCTCTAGTACCTGGTAAAGTTGGCGAGCTATTAAGTGACTTTGCATGCATTGATCACTAGTTTGTGCCAAATAAAAGCAGAGTAGATAAAAGGAAAGTGTGGACAAAAAGTaagttacaagtgggaaaaacACACCCCATGTTATTCACGTGGTTCATTCATTCGTAAATATTAACGAACTAcgccggtttgattccgttaaggatacgtaggcagtctaatatcAAATTTTAGACGCAACCGTGAAACCGAAATgaatccctggtttatataaactaaattcactcctaccatcaaataccaaaatggcacgaagccaaagaaaagtttcaaagggcacgaagccgtatcaaagtctcaaatggcatgaagccatatcaaattttcaaatgctcctcgcccgcatgagctgaaactgcataaggcactatgctcctcgcccgcatgagctaaaactgcacaaggcatca encodes the following:
- the LOC126616889 gene encoding uncharacterized protein LOC126616889; translation: MSVFVAAVFDIFNFEKTKHGVGTLIELSGLIGTSRGGLDHSEEIHGTNYNGTEHLDLIGTSRDGLNHPEEIHGIDGSGTDELAGHRNHCMAAVGGRDDGFFAAIGEEDSKCLRWWRRRRNEDRFGGVGAICWWCMFPPTSSLLQSNKKKKENLPLFFLQKTTTTSLIKIMNPLRE